One window from the genome of [Mycobacterium] stephanolepidis encodes:
- the hflX gene encoding GTPase HflX, giving the protein MNSTSYQTPTDGELALEDRAALKRVAGLSTELADVTEVEYRQLRLERVVLVGVWTDGTSQEADASMAELAALAETAGSEVLEGLIQRRQKPDPATYIGSGKAIELREIVLATGADTVICDGELSPAQLVALEKAVKVKVIDRTALILDIFAQHATSREGKAQVSLAQMEYMLPRLRGWGESMSRQAGGRAGGAGGGVGTRGPGETKIETDRRRIRERMSKLRREIRDMKKVRDTKRSRRLESDVPSIAIVGYTNAGKSSLLNAITGAGVLVQDALFATLEPTTRRGTFDDGREFVITDTVGFVRHLPTQLVEAFRSTLEEVADADLLVHVVDGSDVAPLAQIEAVRAVISDVVADHDSSAAPELLVINKIDAASDLALAQLRRALPKALFVSAHTGDGVAKLRDALAETVPRGDVPVDVVVPYERGDLVARIHTDGQVQSTEHLAAGTRVIARVPQALAASLLELK; this is encoded by the coding sequence ATGAATTCGACGTCCTATCAGACACCCACCGATGGCGAACTCGCCCTCGAAGACCGCGCGGCGCTCAAACGTGTAGCCGGGCTCTCCACCGAACTTGCCGACGTCACCGAGGTCGAGTACCGGCAGCTGCGCCTGGAACGGGTTGTGCTGGTGGGTGTCTGGACCGACGGGACCTCCCAGGAGGCCGACGCCAGCATGGCCGAACTCGCCGCGCTGGCCGAAACCGCCGGCTCTGAGGTGCTCGAAGGTTTGATTCAACGTCGCCAAAAGCCCGATCCGGCAACATATATCGGTTCTGGCAAGGCGATAGAGCTGCGGGAGATCGTGCTGGCTACCGGTGCCGACACCGTGATCTGCGACGGCGAGCTCAGCCCGGCACAGCTGGTGGCTCTGGAGAAGGCGGTGAAGGTCAAGGTCATCGATCGCACCGCGCTGATTCTGGATATCTTCGCCCAACACGCCACCAGCCGCGAAGGCAAGGCACAGGTGTCGTTGGCGCAGATGGAATACATGCTGCCGCGGCTGCGCGGCTGGGGTGAATCCATGTCTCGTCAGGCCGGTGGTCGTGCCGGTGGTGCCGGTGGCGGCGTGGGTACCCGTGGCCCCGGTGAGACGAAGATCGAGACCGATCGGCGCCGAATCCGTGAGCGCATGTCCAAGCTGCGTCGCGAGATCCGCGACATGAAGAAGGTGCGCGACACCAAGCGCAGCCGTCGGCTCGAAAGCGATGTTCCGTCGATCGCCATCGTCGGATACACCAATGCCGGTAAGTCGAGCCTGCTGAACGCGATCACCGGAGCCGGGGTGCTGGTCCAAGACGCACTGTTCGCAACACTCGAACCGACAACCCGACGCGGAACATTCGACGACGGACGCGAATTCGTCATCACGGACACCGTTGGTTTCGTACGGCACCTGCCCACCCAATTGGTCGAGGCCTTCCGGTCGACCCTGGAGGAGGTGGCCGACGCCGACCTGCTTGTCCATGTGGTGGACGGCTCGGACGTGGCGCCTCTGGCCCAGATCGAAGCGGTACGGGCGGTCATCAGCGACGTCGTCGCGGATCACGATTCGTCGGCGGCGCCGGAGCTGTTGGTGATCAACAAGATCGACGCGGCCAGTGATCTTGCGCTGGCGCAGTTGCGCCGTGCGCTGCCCAAGGCGCTGTTCGTGTCGGCGCACACCGGCGACGGCGTCGCCAAGCTGCGCGACGCGCTCGCCGAGACGGTGCCCCGCGGAGATGTGCCCGTTGACGTGGTCGTCCCGTACGAGCGTGGTGACCTGGTGGCTCGGATTCATACCGACGGACAGGTGCAATCCACCGAGCACCTCGCGGCCGGCACACGGGTGATCGCGCGGGTGCCGCAGGCGCTGGCCGCCAGCCTGCTGGAACTGAAGTAG
- a CDS encoding Rv2732c family membrane protein: protein MSDAESGKEDAEFEEFRRDIDAAEKKVAGEIDPGARAMVVAVLVFALLLTFVLPHTGHARGFDVLVNGAIADQESVRVPSRIFVWLAMVFGVGFSMLALLTRRWVLSWIALAGSFVASVIGMLAIWTRQTAGAGHPGPGIGLVVAWIAVILLTFHWARVVWSRTAVQLAAEQQRREAAKRDQRTFLDDAFDDDEGVQ, encoded by the coding sequence ATGAGCGACGCGGAATCCGGAAAAGAAGATGCCGAATTCGAGGAGTTCCGCAGAGACATCGATGCGGCCGAAAAGAAGGTCGCCGGTGAGATCGATCCGGGCGCCCGCGCCATGGTGGTGGCCGTCCTGGTCTTTGCATTGCTGCTGACTTTCGTACTGCCGCATACCGGGCACGCTCGGGGATTCGACGTTCTGGTCAACGGGGCGATTGCAGACCAGGAATCGGTGCGTGTGCCGTCCAGGATCTTCGTCTGGCTCGCCATGGTCTTCGGTGTCGGGTTTTCCATGTTGGCGTTACTGACGCGCCGCTGGGTGCTGTCCTGGATCGCACTGGCAGGTTCGTTTGTCGCCAGTGTGATTGGCATGCTTGCAATTTGGACCCGTCAGACCGCCGGGGCCGGGCATCCCGGTCCGGGGATAGGTTTGGTGGTCGCCTGGATCGCCGTCATTCTGTTGACCTTCCACTGGGCACGTGTGGTGTGGTCACGTACTGCCGTGCAGCTGGCGGCCGAACAGCAGCGCCGTGAGGCCGCCAAGCGTGATCAGCGCACCTTCCTCGATGACGCCTTTGACGACGATGAGGGCGTGCAGTAA
- a CDS encoding DUF349 domain-containing protein — protein sequence MSDQTQPELSTQQESVAPVPRPGPKPHPMPRRPAASAPAPAAHHGDPHKFGRVDDDGTVWLITSAGERQIGSWQAGDADAAYSHFGRRFEDLETEIQLLELRLGSGSGDARKIKTAAEHLAQTLPDAAVLGDVDALAARLSGLLESADAQAAAARAQRDEARSASVSRKEELAAEAEELATNSTQWKAAGDRIRVILDEWKSIHGVDRKTDDALWKRYSTARETFNRRRGAHFAELDRERAGAREKKEDLCKQAEALSDSTDWGATAAAFRNLLNDWKAAGRAPRETDDNLWHRFKAAQDKFFSARNAESASRDAEFVANADAKRALLVEAEKIDPETDVDGARAALRAIGDKWDAIGKVPREQQTDLERRLRAVEKKVRDAGESSWGDPEAEARAEQFRDRARQFEEQAAKAEAAGKAKDAEKARASAKQWQEWADAAVAAVKSR from the coding sequence ATGTCCGATCAGACCCAGCCGGAACTCTCAACACAGCAAGAGAGCGTTGCCCCCGTCCCCCGGCCGGGGCCGAAACCTCATCCGATGCCGCGGCGTCCCGCGGCATCGGCGCCCGCCCCTGCCGCTCATCATGGTGACCCGCACAAGTTCGGCCGCGTAGATGACGACGGCACCGTCTGGCTGATCACCTCCGCCGGCGAGCGTCAGATCGGGTCGTGGCAGGCCGGAGACGCCGATGCGGCGTACTCGCATTTCGGCCGCCGGTTCGAAGACCTGGAGACGGAGATCCAGCTGCTGGAACTGCGGCTCGGCTCGGGTTCCGGCGACGCACGCAAAATCAAAACCGCTGCCGAGCACCTTGCGCAGACGCTGCCCGACGCCGCTGTCCTCGGCGATGTGGATGCGCTCGCGGCACGGCTGTCGGGGCTCCTGGAGTCTGCAGATGCCCAGGCCGCGGCGGCACGCGCACAGCGCGACGAGGCGCGTTCAGCGAGCGTCTCCCGTAAGGAGGAGCTTGCCGCCGAAGCCGAGGAGCTGGCGACCAACTCCACGCAGTGGAAGGCTGCCGGAGACCGGATCCGCGTCATCCTCGACGAGTGGAAGTCCATCCACGGCGTCGACCGCAAGACCGACGACGCTCTGTGGAAGCGGTACTCCACGGCACGCGAGACGTTCAACCGCAGGCGCGGCGCACACTTCGCCGAGCTCGATCGCGAACGCGCCGGGGCACGAGAGAAAAAAGAAGACCTGTGCAAGCAGGCCGAGGCACTCTCGGATTCCACCGACTGGGGTGCCACCGCGGCGGCGTTCCGGAACCTGCTGAACGACTGGAAGGCTGCCGGGCGGGCTCCCCGGGAGACCGACGACAACCTGTGGCACCGCTTCAAGGCTGCTCAGGACAAGTTCTTCTCGGCGCGCAATGCCGAGTCCGCTTCCCGCGATGCCGAATTCGTGGCCAATGCCGACGCCAAGCGCGCGTTGCTGGTCGAGGCCGAGAAGATCGATCCGGAGACCGATGTAGATGGTGCTCGGGCGGCCCTGCGGGCTATCGGTGACAAATGGGATGCCATCGGAAAGGTCCCGCGCGAGCAGCAGACCGATCTGGAACGGCGGCTGCGCGCGGTGGAGAAGAAGGTGCGCGACGCCGGCGAGTCCAGCTGGGGCGACCCCGAGGCAGAGGCCCGCGCCGAACAGTTCCGCGATCGTGCACGCCAATTCGAGGAGCAGGCTGCCAAGGCGGAAGCCGCGGGCAAAGCCAAGGATGCCGAGAAGGCCCGTGCCAGCGCTAAGCAGTGGCAGGAATGGGCCGATGCGGCGGTGGCCGCGGTCAAGAGCCGCTAG
- a CDS encoding glutamate ABC transporter substrate-binding protein — translation MGRLREEAQVLMRRHTALVAAVALVATLVSSCGSTEPRQLLGSIRGGTVILGTKFDQPGVGLQHPDKKMSGFDVKISEYVVNAIADELGVKHPAIRWYETPSAQREQLIDNGTVDMIAGSYSINYSRAQKVSFAGPYLITYQGLLVRKADDSLTTLDDLNRGKKLCSVSGSTPAQNVKNLLTGTQLQEFDSYSSCVEALRRGKVDALTTDETILAGYAKRYEGEFKLIQMNYELSKPLCIGKPKKQKKNGDPFSREVYGIGLAKGDTAAIEAIDRALDKMIASGTWDADLREALGDSTIDDWEKRATGGTYALRPNPSPAAVEKITGVRPVADKACEAA, via the coding sequence ATGGGCCGCTTGCGCGAAGAAGCTCAAGTACTGATGCGACGGCACACCGCACTGGTGGCGGCGGTGGCCCTGGTGGCGACCCTGGTTAGTTCCTGCGGCAGCACCGAGCCACGTCAACTGCTTGGATCGATCCGGGGCGGCACCGTCATCCTCGGTACCAAATTCGATCAGCCCGGGGTGGGCCTGCAGCACCCCGATAAGAAGATGAGCGGATTCGACGTCAAGATCTCCGAGTACGTGGTCAATGCCATCGCCGACGAACTCGGTGTCAAGCACCCGGCCATCCGTTGGTATGAGACACCGTCTGCGCAGCGTGAGCAACTCATCGACAACGGCACGGTGGACATGATCGCCGGGAGCTACTCGATCAACTACAGCCGCGCGCAGAAGGTGTCGTTCGCAGGCCCCTATCTCATTACCTACCAAGGGCTCCTGGTACGCAAGGCCGATGATTCGCTGACCACGCTGGACGACCTGAACCGGGGCAAGAAGCTGTGTTCGGTGTCCGGCTCGACGCCCGCACAGAACGTCAAGAATCTGCTGACCGGCACGCAGCTGCAAGAGTTTGATTCGTACTCCTCGTGCGTGGAGGCACTGCGGCGGGGCAAGGTCGATGCGCTCACCACCGACGAGACCATCCTGGCCGGCTACGCCAAGCGGTACGAGGGTGAGTTCAAGCTGATTCAGATGAACTACGAGCTGAGCAAGCCGTTGTGCATCGGGAAACCCAAGAAGCAGAAGAAGAACGGCGACCCGTTCTCCAGGGAGGTGTACGGGATCGGTCTGGCCAAGGGCGATACCGCCGCCATCGAGGCCATCGATCGCGCGCTCGACAAGATGATCGCCAGTGGAACCTGGGATGCCGATCTGCGGGAGGCTCTCGGCGACAGCACCATCGACGATTGGGAGAAGCGCGCCACCGGCGGCACCTACGCGCTGCGGCCCAACCCCTCACCGGCCGCGGTCGAGAAGATCACCGGCGTCCGGCCCGTCGCCGACAAGGCGTGTGAGGCCGCGTGA
- the miaB gene encoding tRNA (N6-isopentenyl adenosine(37)-C2)-methylthiotransferase MiaB, with the protein MTSTVTSDQSAVRTYQVRTYGCQMNVHDSERVSGLLDAAGYVKAPDGTDADIVIFNTCAVRENADNKLYGNISHLAPRKAANPNMQIAVGGCLAQKDREGMLKKAPWVDVVFGTHNIGSLPTLLERARHNNEAQVEIVEALEHFPSALPATRESAYAAWVSISVGCNNTCTFCIVPSLRGKEIDRRPGDILAEVQALVDQGVLEVTLLGQNVNAYGINFADPDIARDRGAFAELLRACGRIEGLERVRFTSPHPAEFTDDVIEAMAQTPNVCPQLHMPLQSGSDRVLKAMRRSYRSERFLSIIDKVRAVMPDAAITTDIIVGFPGETEEDFEQTLEVVRRARFSSAFTFQYSIRPGTPAADLPDQLPKAVVQERYDRLIVLQESITLEENQKQIGRQIEVLIATGEGRKDGATARMSGRARDGRLVHFRPLGHIDGELRPGDVITVDVTGAAPHHLIADGGVLSHRRTQAGNAHETGKKPSTSGIGLGMPAIGVPKAAEQIEVAGCGL; encoded by the coding sequence GTGACCAGTACCGTGACTTCCGATCAGTCGGCGGTCCGGACGTACCAGGTCCGCACCTACGGCTGCCAGATGAATGTGCACGACTCCGAGCGGGTGTCGGGCCTCTTGGATGCGGCCGGATACGTCAAGGCTCCGGATGGCACCGACGCCGACATCGTCATCTTTAACACCTGCGCGGTGCGCGAGAACGCCGACAACAAGCTGTACGGAAACATCAGCCACCTGGCGCCCCGTAAGGCCGCCAACCCGAACATGCAGATCGCTGTCGGCGGCTGCCTCGCGCAGAAGGATCGCGAGGGGATGCTCAAGAAGGCGCCGTGGGTCGACGTCGTCTTCGGCACCCACAACATCGGTTCGTTGCCCACCCTGCTGGAGCGTGCGCGCCACAACAACGAGGCCCAGGTCGAGATCGTCGAGGCCCTCGAGCACTTTCCCTCCGCGCTGCCCGCGACGCGCGAGTCGGCCTACGCGGCCTGGGTGTCGATCTCGGTGGGCTGCAACAACACCTGCACTTTCTGCATCGTGCCCTCCTTGCGCGGCAAGGAGATCGATCGTCGTCCCGGTGACATCCTCGCCGAGGTGCAGGCTCTGGTGGACCAGGGTGTGCTGGAGGTGACGTTGCTCGGCCAGAACGTCAACGCCTACGGCATCAACTTCGCCGATCCCGACATCGCCCGCGATCGTGGCGCTTTCGCCGAGCTATTGCGTGCCTGTGGCCGCATCGAGGGGCTGGAACGAGTGCGTTTCACCTCGCCGCACCCGGCGGAATTCACCGACGACGTCATCGAGGCCATGGCCCAGACACCCAATGTGTGTCCGCAGCTGCATATGCCGCTGCAGTCCGGTTCTGACCGCGTCCTGAAGGCGATGCGCCGTTCTTACCGATCCGAGCGCTTCCTGTCGATCATCGACAAAGTGCGGGCGGTCATGCCGGACGCCGCGATCACCACCGACATCATCGTCGGCTTCCCCGGCGAGACCGAAGAAGACTTCGAGCAGACACTCGAAGTCGTGCGGCGGGCACGTTTTTCTAGTGCGTTCACCTTCCAGTACTCGATTAGGCCGGGCACCCCGGCTGCCGACCTTCCCGACCAGCTGCCGAAAGCCGTTGTGCAGGAACGCTATGACCGGCTCATCGTGTTGCAGGAGTCCATCACGCTGGAAGAGAATCAGAAGCAGATCGGTCGACAGATCGAGGTGCTGATCGCCACCGGAGAAGGGCGTAAGGACGGTGCGACCGCGCGGATGAGCGGACGCGCCCGTGACGGCCGGCTGGTGCACTTCCGGCCGCTGGGGCACATCGACGGGGAACTGCGTCCCGGAGACGTCATCACCGTTGACGTGACCGGCGCGGCGCCGCATCACCTGATCGCCGACGGGGGAGTGCTCAGTCATCGGCGCACGCAGGCGGGTAACGCACACGAAACTGGTAAGAAGCCGTCCACATCGGGAATTGGCTTGGGCATGCCGGCCATTGGAGTCCCCAAGGCGGCAGAGCAGATTGAGGTTGCAGGGTGCGGGCTATGA
- a CDS encoding class III extradiol ring-cleavage dioxygenase family protein, whose protein sequence is MALSIAICPSTPLLVPELGGEAATETAELREAAITAVRSLPTQWIAIGAGRGRYGSEVSGTFAGYGVDVRVSLASRISGPVELPLPVLIAGWLRAHLPAATAEARLISGTDGVAFGQALRDEIHAMPTPPGVLVIADGANTLTDKAPGGYRPESGAAQQGLVDALTQGDAAALRRVSDVITGGSVYRVLGGLVGSDQVQAQCLYQGSPYGVGYFAGTWQVS, encoded by the coding sequence GTGGCTCTTTCGATAGCGATTTGCCCGTCGACCCCGCTGCTGGTGCCCGAGCTGGGCGGAGAGGCCGCCACGGAAACCGCCGAGCTGCGCGAGGCCGCCATCACCGCGGTGCGAAGTCTGCCCACACAGTGGATAGCAATTGGGGCAGGGCGCGGACGGTACGGCAGCGAAGTGTCGGGCACATTCGCCGGATACGGGGTTGACGTGCGCGTTTCGCTCGCATCGAGGATCTCCGGACCTGTCGAACTCCCGCTGCCGGTGCTCATCGCCGGATGGCTGCGGGCACATCTACCGGCCGCCACGGCGGAGGCGCGGCTGATCTCGGGCACAGACGGTGTTGCCTTCGGACAGGCATTGCGCGACGAGATCCACGCGATGCCGACGCCTCCGGGTGTACTTGTCATCGCCGACGGCGCCAACACCCTCACCGACAAGGCGCCCGGGGGCTACCGGCCCGAGTCCGGTGCCGCGCAGCAGGGCCTTGTCGATGCGCTCACCCAGGGGGACGCGGCCGCGTTGCGCCGCGTGTCGGATGTCATCACCGGGGGCTCCGTCTACCGGGTGCTTGGCGGATTGGTGGGGTCGGATCAGGTCCAGGCTCAGTGTCTCTACCAGGGCTCCCCGTACGGGGTCGGATACTTCGCGGGCACCTGGCAGGTGTCGTGA
- a CDS encoding DMT family transporter, producing the protein MSQADIASALAVGAAAAVAFGDVIHQRTAHAVPADDIGALGPITTLLRHWPWWLGTLISLVGFGLQAAALGVGSVVLVQTIMVSSLLFALIIESRWAKRRVTGYQWGAAILLAGAISVVVSVGNPVAGVPHATPQLWMQVAAVIGPVTLLCLEGARRWPGPRRAVLLAVTSGIMWGLMAVLTKGVVDSLGHGIVGLLINPESYALAAVGITGVALQQSAFHAGTLVASLPTMTVTEPVVASLLGILVLGESFRTNTFGAMMLVFAVAIMIAATAALARSEAAVQARVSETTGKMPPTTPKVS; encoded by the coding sequence ATGTCCCAGGCGGATATCGCGTCGGCACTCGCCGTCGGAGCCGCCGCGGCCGTCGCATTCGGCGATGTCATCCACCAGCGCACCGCTCACGCCGTACCCGCCGATGACATCGGAGCATTGGGCCCCATCACCACGTTATTGCGGCATTGGCCCTGGTGGCTGGGCACGCTGATCAGCCTCGTCGGCTTCGGGCTACAGGCCGCCGCGCTCGGTGTGGGCTCGGTTGTGCTGGTGCAGACGATCATGGTTTCCTCGTTGCTGTTCGCGCTGATCATCGAGTCGAGGTGGGCCAAACGCAGGGTCACCGGATATCAGTGGGGAGCCGCGATTCTGCTCGCCGGCGCCATCTCCGTCGTGGTGTCGGTGGGCAACCCGGTGGCCGGGGTGCCACATGCCACACCGCAGTTGTGGATGCAGGTTGCCGCCGTCATCGGACCGGTCACGCTGCTGTGTCTGGAGGGCGCCCGGCGGTGGCCCGGCCCACGCAGGGCGGTGCTTCTGGCGGTGACGTCGGGGATCATGTGGGGACTGATGGCCGTTCTCACCAAAGGTGTTGTCGATTCGCTTGGCCACGGCATCGTCGGGCTGCTGATCAACCCGGAAAGCTACGCGCTGGCGGCGGTGGGCATTACCGGGGTGGCGCTACAGCAGTCCGCCTTCCACGCCGGGACTTTGGTGGCCTCGCTGCCCACGATGACGGTGACCGAGCCCGTGGTCGCCTCGTTGCTGGGCATCTTGGTACTGGGTGAATCGTTTCGCACCAACACCTTTGGTGCCATGATGCTCGTGTTCGCAGTGGCGATCATGATTGCTGCGACGGCGGCGCTGGCGCGTAGCGAGGCGGCCGTGCAGGCGCGAGTGAGTGAAACGACCGGAAAGATGCCACCGACGACCCCGAAGGTTTCCTAA
- the miaA gene encoding tRNA (adenosine(37)-N6)-dimethylallyltransferase MiaA: MRPIAVIGPTATGKSALALDIAERLGGEIVNADAMQLYRGMDIGTAKVPRVDRRGIPHHMLDVLEVTETATVATYQQEAVTAIDALLASGRVPVIVGGSMMYIQALLDDWAFPATDAQVRARWEERLAQIGVAALHAELAVRDPAAAAIILPTDGRRTVRALEVIELTGQPFAASAPTIGAPRWDTLIVGLDWETSKLDERIARRTDLMFEQGFVAEVEQLLDGGLREGVTASRAIGYAQVIAALDAGGGSDDLLQAKELTFMGTRRYVRRQRSWFGRDHRIMWLAGDGGDAAALCGEIESRWRLSSNT; the protein is encoded by the coding sequence ATGCGGCCCATCGCGGTCATCGGCCCCACGGCTACGGGCAAGTCGGCACTCGCATTGGATATCGCCGAGCGACTGGGTGGCGAGATAGTCAACGCCGACGCGATGCAGCTGTACCGCGGTATGGATATCGGTACGGCCAAGGTGCCCAGGGTCGACCGCCGGGGCATTCCCCATCACATGCTCGATGTGCTCGAGGTGACCGAGACCGCCACCGTCGCGACCTATCAGCAGGAGGCCGTTACGGCCATCGATGCTCTGCTGGCGAGCGGGCGTGTGCCCGTGATCGTCGGCGGATCGATGATGTATATCCAAGCGTTGCTTGATGATTGGGCGTTTCCGGCCACCGATGCGCAGGTGCGGGCACGCTGGGAGGAGAGGCTGGCGCAGATCGGAGTCGCCGCGCTGCACGCCGAGCTCGCCGTGCGCGACCCAGCGGCGGCAGCCATCATCTTGCCCACCGACGGGCGCCGCACGGTGCGGGCACTAGAGGTGATCGAGCTCACCGGGCAGCCGTTCGCGGCGTCCGCTCCCACCATCGGCGCACCGCGCTGGGACACGTTGATCGTCGGATTGGACTGGGAGACCTCGAAACTCGACGAGCGGATCGCGCGGCGCACCGACCTGATGTTCGAGCAGGGGTTTGTCGCGGAGGTTGAGCAGCTGCTGGACGGCGGATTGCGCGAGGGCGTGACCGCGTCACGGGCCATCGGATATGCCCAGGTGATCGCGGCGTTGGACGCCGGGGGAGGCTCCGATGACCTGCTGCAGGCGAAGGAGCTGACGTTCATGGGCACCCGGCGCTATGTGCGTCGTCAGCGATCGTGGTTCGGTCGCGATCACCGCATCATGTGGCTTGCGGGCGACGGCGGTGACGCAGCAGCACTCTGCGGCGAAATTGAGTCGCGGTGGCGCCTATCCTCGAATACGTGA
- the dapF gene encoding diaminopimelate epimerase, giving the protein MKFTKGHGTQNDFVVLPDIHTKRDLTVAAVQALCDRQRGLGADGVLRVTTVGAALEGGVLDEKPAGVSSEDWFMDYRNADGSIAEMCGNGVRVFAHYLRSVGLEHRDEFVVASLAGPRPVRINSWSQLTADVTVDMGPVKEFGAGEASVGGRRFSGLAIDVGNPHLACVDPDLTVEDLRILDVGAQVGFDEVLFPDGVNIEVLTAPVNGTDAAVGAVHMRVHERGVGETRSCGTGTVAAAYAALRHLGQSTGEIVVNIPGGQVRVTVTAESSFLRGPSMLLADGEISDEWWGGIGSCG; this is encoded by the coding sequence GTGAAGTTCACCAAGGGCCACGGCACCCAGAACGACTTCGTGGTGTTGCCCGACATCCACACCAAGCGGGATCTGACGGTGGCCGCCGTCCAGGCGCTATGCGATCGGCAACGCGGCCTGGGCGCCGATGGGGTGCTGCGCGTGACCACCGTGGGCGCTGCCCTCGAAGGTGGGGTGCTCGACGAGAAGCCTGCCGGAGTGAGCAGCGAAGACTGGTTCATGGACTACCGCAATGCGGACGGTTCCATCGCGGAGATGTGCGGTAACGGTGTGCGGGTGTTCGCGCACTACCTGCGTTCGGTGGGGCTGGAACATCGGGACGAGTTCGTGGTCGCATCCCTGGCCGGGCCCCGGCCGGTGCGTATCAACTCCTGGAGCCAGCTCACGGCCGACGTGACCGTCGACATGGGACCGGTGAAGGAGTTCGGCGCCGGCGAGGCAAGTGTGGGCGGTCGGCGGTTCTCCGGTCTGGCCATCGACGTGGGTAATCCGCATCTGGCGTGTGTGGACCCGGACCTGACCGTTGAGGATCTGCGCATACTCGACGTGGGCGCCCAGGTCGGCTTTGACGAGGTCCTGTTTCCCGACGGGGTGAACATCGAGGTGCTCACGGCCCCCGTCAACGGCACGGACGCTGCCGTCGGTGCGGTGCACATGCGGGTCCATGAGCGCGGGGTCGGTGAGACACGTTCCTGCGGAACAGGAACCGTGGCGGCCGCCTATGCGGCGCTGCGCCACCTCGGGCAGTCGACCGGTGAGATCGTCGTCAACATCCCGGGCGGACAGGTCCGGGTGACGGTCACCGCCGAGTCCAGCTTCCTGCGCGGGCCTTCGATGCTGTTGGCCGATGGCGAGATTTCCGACGAATGGTGGGGCGGCATTGGCTCCTGCGGATAA
- the gluA gene encoding glutamate ABC transporter ATP-binding protein GluA, translating into MISLEHVDKHFGDLHVLKDITLEIPRGQVVVILGPSGSGKSTLCRTINRLEPIDTGTIRIDGKALPEEGRALANLRAEVGMVFQSFNLFSHKTILDNVTLAPMKVRKKDKESARKHAIELLERVGIASQKDKYPAQLSGGQQQRVAIARSLAMDPKVMLFDEPTSALDPEMVNEVLDVMVSLAKEGMTMLVVTHEMGFARKAADRIIFMADGAIVEDTDPESFFTNPKSERAKDFLGKILGH; encoded by the coding sequence ATGATCTCCCTCGAGCATGTCGACAAGCACTTCGGCGACTTGCACGTCCTCAAGGACATCACTCTGGAAATCCCGCGCGGTCAGGTCGTTGTCATCCTCGGGCCTTCCGGCTCGGGCAAGTCAACCTTGTGTCGCACCATCAATCGTCTCGAACCCATCGACACCGGGACCATCCGAATCGACGGCAAGGCGCTTCCCGAAGAGGGACGTGCGCTGGCCAACCTGCGCGCGGAGGTGGGAATGGTCTTCCAGTCCTTCAACCTCTTCTCACACAAGACAATTCTCGACAACGTGACGCTCGCGCCGATGAAGGTTCGCAAGAAGGACAAGGAGTCCGCGCGCAAGCACGCCATCGAGCTCCTGGAACGCGTGGGAATCGCCAGCCAGAAGGACAAGTACCCGGCACAGCTGTCCGGCGGGCAGCAGCAGCGCGTCGCAATCGCCAGATCGCTGGCCATGGACCCCAAGGTCATGCTGTTCGACGAGCCCACCTCTGCACTGGACCCCGAGATGGTCAACGAGGTTCTCGATGTCATGGTGTCGCTGGCCAAAGAGGGCATGACCATGCTGGTGGTCACCCATGAAATGGGTTTCGCCCGCAAGGCCGCCGACCGCATCATCTTCATGGCCGACGGTGCCATCGTCGAAGACACGGATCCGGAGAGCTTCTTCACCAATCCGAAGTCCGAACGCGCCAAGGACTTCCTCGGAAAGATCCTCGGCCATTGA